The genomic interval ttaaagagccataaggcacctactgggtaatggcattacaaattaacattattattttttaagcaacaaaatgactctaatttacctctttgaattagaattctctattttaaccttaattactacacaaattgaaatataaataataaaaatattagaagaaatatattttaagtggtcattcaTTGACTataattattgcacaagtaGGCTAGTATTTAGTAGCCTACCAAAGATctcttcaaaatattcaataaacattattgagctaaaatatagaacacttATTTGATTGAAAAATAGTTACGGTGTATGGTCGCATTTGACCATCAATGAGTATTAGTTTGaccaattagtaaggaatacctgagggctaaatacaagaataaaattaatgtcaacaatgttgcatctctatcactctccataataaaaccaTCCAAtgaatatggctgacttaataatcaatgcacactaaGCTGTACTGTTTAACAAAACGTGCTGCAAACACCTGTagagtgaaactgttgtgtactTTGTTGTGTgttaagccattcaaatgcattcACCGCGCTAATTATTGAGCGCTTCATGTAGTGACTGCGCGCGCCGCCGGTAGATGAGACTCCACtacgcttttcaacgcctctgactttaattagcgccaaaacgctatttattgtttgaatttcgcatTGAAACTTAATAATAATCATGATAAAATCTATAGGCCTAGCTCTGATTAATATAAAAAGCAGGTTTgccaatttggcgtgagatttaTGGCAAGCCGAATGGGTCAGAATTACGCTATAGATGAATCGCGTTTACAGTTTAAAACAGTATTTGCGCCGCAAAATACGCCGTTGTGATTACAaacatagatatccataataaaggctagatgtctcgtgcgcgctgttggccaatggagtcgccgtccgcaacttgcagccatcttgtcacaggcagctcgctcactcgtaacagtgtgttttaatggtgcatgtacttttaaatagccataacttgctcaattttcaaccgatttccaaactgtttcgtttgttataaacttcagagatgtagttatgatacatatttatgaataattataaccatggactttaatatgaaagtaacattgaacagaacagacaggtgcaataaaaaaggtatttatgttaaatcaatatataggctactaaaactgtgtaccgaatggcaacatgagaaattaatttatattatatatatatatatatatatatatatatatatatatatatatatatatatatatatatatatatatatacacacacatacacacatatatatatatatatacacacacacacacacacctatataAAACCTATATAAATGAACAGCTtgattgtggtctcagccttgaTAAAGTGCACGTAAGTTATAGCCgtgatacacaagctgcacgattaagtcgtttatctaaacgaaaagctgcaatttcaacgtgttaaagcatccagattagccatgttaataacgtttgtaagaaaccaaaccatttgtaaatccgtcaaggttttagcgagataagagtatttatgttcgtacagatcactcaccttaaatcaggttccacagagcccgacagaaagcttgcctgtgacaagatggccgccggtgatgacgatggtgactccgccgtaagacatctagcctttattatggatatctatgattACAAACGCCGTAAAAAACGCGCGAAATACATCAAGGACGCGGCGTTTTAGTGTGTCTGAAAAGCGCCGCTTTTTACGCCGATCAGCTTGCCATATGACGGCGGGGAAAAAAATGCATAGAGCGCGCGTTACTTACGGCGTTTTGCTTGTAGTATAATGAGCCACACCCAGCGATTTTCACAGCCAGTCATTTTAAACTGTTCTCAGCCAATCCATGATAAGTCAGACCAGACAAGTTCAGCACGGATCATTTTAGCCAAAGGAGTGCCTTTGATAGGGTATTTTCTTCTACAATAGCCTATAACTCTTtggatattttcatatttagcCTACTAACATTAAACATATTAAAAGATCACAACTCGTTAACATATAGGCTACTTTAATGTAGCCTAACTTTTGCTGAGATTTCATATTCAGCAATTATCCTACCCCCTAGGCCTATTCAACTTGTACACACTTTTCACGTTAGAATAGCCTAAATAACTGGATGTTTTGTTTCCAAAAAGAGAAATCGTCCCAGATAGTGTTTACAAGCGGTGCAGCAGTCGATATAGTGTCTGACTCCATGGCCTACCGAAATGATCGCCGGTTCGTGCCCCGCTCTTTACAGGTCTGGTTTGAAAGAGTTTAGCCCATTTGCTAAATAAGATATAGGCTATTTTAGTTGACCCTCACTCTAGAAATAATCCTTTAAAATGAATGATATTCAGAACAGAAcaagaatgaaatatatatagcctagctatatgtgtgtgtgttaagccAAAACGAATTTGTTTAAAGCAGAAATGAAACAGAAACGCgagtgtggcaaggggggcgtggttcagcgaggtctgcagcgggagagagagccgcgggacgagcggtaagtgagtgggttggacgcagattaataacacctgtctcttgttccagtaatgagcgcggagagggtataaaacctaggtggaaccagagaccagggagagacggacggttgatgcgcaaaccccagagactgagtaaccggaacccggaagtgccgacccggaagtgatcgttgtgacattgagaaagagaaacTATACACCACTGAGTGTGTTTTGACAGTGAAtgagaataaataaagaaagcatcaaccgtccagccgacccccgtgtcctcttccttcctcctattaacgaactttgctacactggtgccgaaacccgggaggaagtaggacagcgccgccgccatgcagacgccctccgccacgccatttgcggacattataacatccctcgcggtcctccatcAGGACCAACATCAAGCCATGCTGGACCTTCGggcagaccaggagcgccgcttcgaggccattgtccgaggccagcaagaggaccgcgagaagttccggagctggatcgaccgggaggttcgcaccgaagccgccgggctcgccagcgcaccggtccacgtgcccctgcaCAAAATGGGGCCACAGGATGACCCGGAGGCCTTTATTGACCTCTTTCAaaaggccgcggaggcctgcgggtggccccgggcacagtggccggtgcgcctgatACCACTACTGACAGGAGAGGCCCAGGCGGCTGCACAACAGctaccggtggcgaacctcctggagtaCGATGACCTGAAGAAGGCCATCCTCCAGCGGGTCGGCCACTCCCCGGAGCAACACCGACAGaggttccgctccctggagtggggggaggctggccgacccttcgcgatggcccaacagctccgggactcatgccgcagatggctcctggccggcggaagcgacgtggaccacatcgtcgatctggtggtactggagcagttcatcgctcggctcccAAGGAGAACTGctgagtgggtccagtgccaccggcccacgtcgctggagacggccatccacctggcggaggaccacctggtggcgtgcccgggggtcggcgcaccccttttaacctctcgctctctctctcccccctctgtgtctccctctcctcctatccctctccctaggtcccgccctccgggccctcctcggattccccccagaggccgggggggatgggccctggaccgctcgggagttcgcgggctccgcccaggggggcggggctgctgggaaTGGGGGGTGATAATGGCTCTGGTTCCACgccctccccgcgctcattgtccaacccactccccgccgcaggggcggcgggtaggcctgggctggcctgctggcggtgcggtgatccggatcattttgtggaccgatgtccgatgatggacatcgggacaatgatccggatcccggacgtccagcggaccacccccgatcaagcaggagagtaccaaattcctgtaagtatcaaggggggtacatatcaggccttggtggattcaggatgtaaccaaacctcgatcc from Pseudorasbora parva isolate DD20220531a chromosome 3, ASM2467924v1, whole genome shotgun sequence carries:
- the LOC137070645 gene encoding uncharacterized protein, whose amino-acid sequence is MQTPSATPFADIITSLAVLHQDQHQAMLDLRADQERRFEAIVRGQQEDREKFRSWIDREVRTEAAGLASAPVHVPLHKMGPQDDPEAFIDLFQKAAEACGWPRAQWPVRLIPLLTGEAQAAAQQLPVANLLEYDDLKKAILQRVGHSPEQHRQRFRSLEWGEAGRPFAMAQQLRDSCRRWLLAGGSDVDHIVDLVVLEQFIARLPRRTAEWVQCHRPTSLETAIHLAEDHLVACPGVGAPLLTSRSLSPPSVSPSPPIPLPRSRPPGPPRIPPRGRGGWALDRSGVRGLRPGGRGCWEWGVIMALVPRPPRAHCPTHSPPQGRRVGLGWPAGGAVIRIILWTDVR